GCGGAGTACGTCATGGGAGTTAACGTGCCCAAGTACCGGGGAGAGCCAGGAGACCCAGGGTGGGTGGGAAGGCAGGCCAGGGGGAAGAGCGGGGTGGAGATAGACGAACAGGTGACCACTGACGTGAAGAGGCTCGTTAGGATTCCTGGCTCAATTCACGGCAAGTCGGGGCTCCTCGTCAGGAGGGTGGAGCTAGAGAGGTTTGAGTTTTCCAAGGAAGTCCTCTCTCCCCTTAAGGGAACAGGGATACTCCTGCCCTTCGTTTCCGGGGAGTTCGAGCTAATAGGCGAGAAGGTCAAGCTCAGGGAGAGGACGCCCATAAGGCTTGACATAGCCTTGGCGCTTTACGCTTCGCTTAAAGGTCTGGGAGAGCTAAAGGTATACGAAAAGGGGTAAAAAGCCTTGATAGACGAAGTGCTCTCCAAGGAGCTCGAGACCGACGCCCTACAAGAGATCCCCATAAACTCGTTCTCAAATGACCTAGAGGTCCTAAAGAAACTGAGGTTGAGGTACACCGACGAACTCCACAAGAGGGAAGTGAAGATTTACGAAGAGCTAGCGGAGTCCCTGTTTGAGGTGAGGCTGGGCAAGTACCTTGAGGACGGAAAGGGGGGAGGGAGCTTTGACTCCTTCGTCTTCGAGTTCTTGGAAAAAATAAAGGAACTCTACGTCTCCCTCCTCACTGGCAACCTAGTGTCCAACAACGAGAGGGTAATGTGTAAGGTGACCAAGAAGGTCACCGTAGACGGCAGGACGCTGGACAGGGGGGACATAGCTTTCCTCCCAATAAGGCTGGTCGTGCCTTTATGGATAGTAGAATATATAATCCCCTGCAAGTTAGTAGATAACTGAAATGAAAGTCCCCAAAGTCATCAAGACGTACTGCCCTAGGTGTAAGACCCACACAGAGCACAGCGTCTCCCTCTACAAGTCAGGGAAGAGGAGGAGCCTCTCCGAGGGACAGAGGAGGTACGAAAGAAAGAACCTTGGTTACGGTAGCAAGAGGAAGCCGGAGCAAAAGAGGTTTGCCAAGGTCACCAAGAAGCAGACGCTCATGCTCAAGTGCCAGAAGTGCGGATACACCATAATGAAGCATGGAATTAGAGTCAAGAAGCTGGAGCTCGTTGAGGTGATCAAATGAGGAAGCTGAGGATACTCATTCCAGAACCAAGGACCAAGTTCATAAGGGTGAAGTGCCCAAACTGCGGAAACGAGCAAGTTATCTTCAGCCACGCCACTTTTCCGGTGAGGTGCCTCTCCTGTGCAACACAGCTCGTTTACCCGACAGGGGGCAAAGCAAAAATAGTCGGCGAAGTTATTAGAGAAATGGGCTAAAATGATCTACAACAGACATCCCTTACCAAGGGAAGGGGACGTTTTAATAGCCACCGTTAAGCAGATCTTTGACTACGGAGCTTATGTTTCCCTTGACGAGTACGGTGGTCTTCAAGCCTTCTTACCGTGGAGCGAGATAAGTACAAGGTGGGTCAAGAACATAAGAGATGTGATCAAGGAGGACAGGAAGGTAGTAGTCAAGGTAATAAGGATTGACAGGAGGAAGGGGACAGTAGACGTCTCACTGAAGAAGGTAAACGACGACGAGAAGAGGAAGAAGAACCTCGAGTGGAAGAAGTTACA
The Candidatus Aramenus sp. CH1 DNA segment above includes these coding regions:
- a CDS encoding 50S ribosomal protein L44e, producing MKVPKVIKTYCPRCKTHTEHSVSLYKSGKRRSLSEGQRRYERKNLGYGSKRKPEQKRFAKVTKKQTLMLKCQKCGYTIMKHGIRVKKLELVEVIK
- a CDS encoding 30S ribosomal protein S27e; this translates as MRKLRILIPEPRTKFIRVKCPNCGNEQVIFSHATFPVRCLSCATQLVYPTGGKAKIVGEVIREMG